The following is a genomic window from Synechococcus sp. JA-2-3B'a(2-13).
AACCTATGTGGATATGTTTGCCCAGGGGATCGTGGATCCGGCCAAAGTGGTGCGCTCAGCGCTGCAAAACGCGGCTTCCATAGCCGGAATGTACCTCACAACCGAAGCGATTGTGGTGGAAAAGCCTGAGCCCAAGCCGGCGGCTGGCTCTGCACCTAAGGGGATGATGTAGTCTTGCGAAAGTGAGCTTTCTGGGAAGGGATCAGTCTTGGATGTACTCCTCGCCGGAGATCAGGGCAGCTTCAGCTTTTTGAAACTCCCTGCCCAAGTAGGCCGCATGGCTGAGCTGGGAGACCACTTTCTCCTGCTCTTTTTCAAAGATCTGCACACACAGTTCTTTGGCCGTGCGCCCAACGTACACCCGTTCAGGGGATCGGTTGACGGAGCCCTTTGCCGGGATCACAGCTCCTGTTTCCGGATCGGTGGCCAGCCCCCGCTCATTGATGACGGTGCTGTAGTACTTGGCGCAAATGAGGTTCTGCTCCCGATCCAA
Proteins encoded in this region:
- a CDS encoding DUF4346 domain-containing protein, which translates into the protein MSPSSKPLSEQIRSIDDHLSRRPLDLDPAGYFVIYLDREQNLICAKYYSTVINERGLATDPETGAVIPAKGSVNRSPERVYVGRTAKELCVQIFEKEQEKVVSQLSHAAYLGREFQKAEAALISGEEYIQD